The Macadamia integrifolia cultivar HAES 741 chromosome 3, SCU_Mint_v3, whole genome shotgun sequence genome segment ACACTTCATCTGGAAGGTTACAATGGCAATTCCAAAACTAAGAGGAAGACCTGAAGATCTCTACAATGTCCCCACCGAGGATAAGAACAAAATAGGCAATAACAATTAGCATCTCCAAATTTAGAACCTACCAGGCAACTAATTCTACAAGGCCAAGAGTGCTTCAACCTTTGCAATCTGATCCTCTTCATTCTTTGGGGTTGGGCTTCTATTGGCTTCATCAAATAGATCATGCTTCCACTTCTCCGCACGGAAACTATTCGAATGGTACTGAATCTTTTCTCCATGTCGTCCACTGAATTTGTCTCTCCCCCTAAAGCTACCACTGCCTCGGAACCTCTCCCTTGGAGGGACAACCCTTTCACCCCTGTGGATTGGTTCCATATCTCCTGGGCATGACCTCTCAGTCCTGTCCAAATCACGGCGAGAGAAACcccctctttcctcttttcgtTCACCACCAGACTCCCTACAATCAAGAAGGTTCTGTTTAACAGATTCAGTTGCTTTTACACTGCCTGCAGTGTCACTGTCTGGTGGCATCTTTTTCTCCCTAAATGCAGGCCTTTTCTTTGAAGGAGCTGGTGGCTCCGCCTCTAACTCGAAGAACCCATCATGGCGCCAAACACTGTTCTTGTCTACATGAGCCTGGGTCCTCCCATCTTTTTGATGCATGCCATTTGGCTCCAGTTTGTCATTCATCCTGTCATCAGACTGATCCTTTGGATCACTCCACCATCCACGTTCTGTAATTGaaggaaaaatggaagaaaacacataagtaaaaagaaacaaaataacaagCTCCATAATATAACACAAGGAGATAATTTCATGCcattcattattttatataGTACACATGCCCAATGAGCAGGATCATCTGATCGACAAGCCCCCACTAATgccattttatataaataaaaaatacagcaCTAGAATGATACCAATCATCCAACGAGTAgttcttatctttttttcttcccttttgttttctttggggaaggaggaggggggaggggggagggcaTATAGATCTTACTGAAAGCTGAAAGGTAGAAAATCTGATCCATGTTTGGTGTACAGAACTGGAATGATTGCCAGGACAATACAACCAAAGCTATCATCCATCGATCAAACTGTCCAGTCATGAGCATGAGTGCTATCTTAGGTAGATTCAAGTTCAAAACCACTACTTCacgaaaagaataaagaaatgtGTTAAATGACGAAGCACACCAGCAGCTGCTCTGCGACCGAATCTTCGACCACTTTGCCCAGCACTACCACGCTCATCGTGCTGTACATACATGCATAGGCAGGCCTAAGATTGTTATACACAGGGAGGAGGCACTCGAAGGCACGGGTCCGAACAAGAATCCCGCTACAACAGGCCAGACAAAAAAAGAGTTTGTACACACTGAATAACACCAACTCAATCAAACTAAAGCATTCAGTAGTTATTCAAGTCAGGATGAACAAGAACTTAATTGATAGAAGATTAAAACAGGTGAAGAATAATCTGGCAGCATCAACCTTTGGCACATGAatgctatttttatttatgatttcttttccaGCAGAAATCGAGGATTATCAATCTCACTACAGGGAAAAGGCAGCATACTAACCCTTTCGCTTTTCAAGTAACCAAAAAACCAACATGAGATTtgaatcagtaaaaaaaaactaactttAATATGAACCTTTTATGAGTGTCATTTGCATGAATTAGATATACATGTGAAAAACCACAATCCACGATTTAGAATTGACACATTACatttatttcttcccttttctttttctttttctttttctgttgggAAGGTTGGAGGATTAAAGTTTTGACATCTTATATTGGACAATAGAAAACTAttctataaatgtaaaatctctTTCATAGAGGGCATATTATATGGTCATGGTCATTTCGTATCCCTTGGGTGAAAAACCAATT includes the following:
- the LOC122073012 gene encoding uncharacterized protein LOC122073012 isoform X3; amino-acid sequence: MSRREGRDCEAKRLHSKREREPRFSFAPSPKRTRRDGKPLPERTPNNHNLDLVDHSNSDQKHRRRLKDALPLEAPPTKVGTDIADKEMDLKTNGLQYGAKHLPDPTEVPRSRSFFQHDERGSAGQSGRRFGRRAAAERGWWSDPKDQSDDRMNDKLEPNGMHQKDGRTQAHVDKNSVWRHDGFFELEAEPPAPSKKRPAFREKKMPPDSDTAGSVKATESVKQNLLDCRESGGERKEERGGFSRRDLDRTERSCPGDMEPIHRGERVVPPRERFRGSGSFRGRDKFSGRHGEKIQYHSNSFRAEKWKHDLFDEANRSPTPKNEEDQIAKVEALLAL
- the LOC122073012 gene encoding uncharacterized protein LOC122073012 isoform X1; this encodes MSRREGRDCEAKRLHSKREREPRFSFAPSPKRTRRDGKPLPERTPNNHNLDLVDHSNSDQKHRRRLKDALPLEAPPTKVGTDIADKEMDLKTNGLQYGAKHLPDPTEVPRSRSFFQVLFQFMENVPLHDERGSAGQSGRRFGRRAAAERGWWSDPKDQSDDRMNDKLEPNGMHQKDGRTQAHVDKNSVWRHDGFFELEAEPPAPSKKRPAFREKKMPPDSDTAGSVKATESVKQNLLDCRESGGERKEERGGFSRRDLDRTERSCPGDMEPIHRGERVVPPRERFRGSGSFRGRDKFSGRHGEKIQYHSNSFRAEKWKHDLFDEANRSPTPKNEEDQIAKVEALLAL
- the LOC122073012 gene encoding uncharacterized protein LOC122073012 isoform X2 → MSRREGRDCEAKRLHSKREREPSPKRTRRDGKPLPERTPNNHNLDLVDHSNSDQKHRRRLKDALPLEAPPTKVGTDIADKEMDLKTNGLQYGAKHLPDPTEVPRSRSFFQVLFQFMENVPLHDERGSAGQSGRRFGRRAAAERGWWSDPKDQSDDRMNDKLEPNGMHQKDGRTQAHVDKNSVWRHDGFFELEAEPPAPSKKRPAFREKKMPPDSDTAGSVKATESVKQNLLDCRESGGERKEERGGFSRRDLDRTERSCPGDMEPIHRGERVVPPRERFRGSGSFRGRDKFSGRHGEKIQYHSNSFRAEKWKHDLFDEANRSPTPKNEEDQIAKVEALLAL